A genomic region of Arachis hypogaea cultivar Tifrunner chromosome 5, arahy.Tifrunner.gnm2.J5K5, whole genome shotgun sequence contains the following coding sequences:
- the LOC112803313 gene encoding uncharacterized protein — translation MGATPFHRSILEVRLPKHFDKPTDMRYDGTQDPLEHLTAFEARMNLEGVGDEVRCRAFPVTLAGPAIRWFNGLPQGSIYGFSDISRAFLAQFTTRIAKAKHPINLLGVTQRQGEPTRKYLDRFNDECLEIDGLTDLVASLCLKNGLLNENFRKHLTTKPVWTMHEIQTVAKEYINDEEVSQVVAANKRQSGYSQPRQQGNGERLREQAREGAPRKAARTFPRVGKFTNYNPLTFPITEVYQQIAEKGILPKPRPLKDRTGGNKNFYCDYHKGYGHQTQDCFDLKDALEQAIREGKLPEFSHLIREPRRRYRDQDEEGKIRSAKRRQEPEDKDHGLTVINVVTAKNAAPRSRSAHKKDAKVLAVSSSLARNSKKPPSISFGPEDQWFNDAPENPPMVITARVGTGLVKRILVDTGADSNIMFRNVFDALGLTDADLTTHQHGVIGLGDHFIKPDGVISLPISVGQTQGRRSAMAEFVILRDSTAYNIILGRKTINDVEAIINTKLLVMKFVTDDGSIGSIRGDLETAVACDNASLSLRKKSKEAFGVFLADLDARVDDKPRPEPEGDLEKFRIGDTEEKFTFINKNLPHELKEPLVEMIRANRDLFAWTPADMSGIDLKIMSHHLAVKSEARPVAQRRRKMSRERAEEVARQTASLLEAGFIREIDYSTWLSNVVLVKKHNGKWRMCVDYSDLNKACPKDCFPSLT, via the coding sequence ATGGGCGCCACCCCATTCCACCGATCCATCCTCGAAGTCCGGTTGCCGAAGCACTTtgacaaaccaacggacatgaggtacgatggaacTCAAGACCCTCTAGAACACCTCACGGCCTTCGAAGCAAGGATGAATCTAGAAGGAGTGGGGGATGAGGTGAGGTGCCgagccttcccggtaaccctgGCAGGACCCGCGATCAGATGGTTTAACGGCCTCCCGCAAGGGTCCATCTACGGGTTTTCGGACATCAGTCGGGCATTCCTGGCCCAGTTTACAACACGAATAGCAAAGGCAAAGCACCCGATCAACCTCCTGGGGGTAACCCAGAGACAGGGAGAGCCGACCAGGAAATACCTGGATCGGTTCAATGACGAATGCTTGGAAATCGACGGCCTAACCGACTTGGTGGCCAGCCTTTGCCTGAAAAATGGCCTCCTCAACGAGAACTTTCGAAAACACCTTACTACGAAACCAGTTTGGACGATGCACGAGATCCAAACAGTAGCCAAGGAGTATATAAACGATGAGGAAGTCAGCCaagtcgtggctgccaataaacggcagtCCGGCTACAGCCAACCTCGGCAACAAGGTAACGGAGAAAGACTAAGGGAACAAGCCAGGGAAGGAGCTCCAAGAAAGGCAGCCAGGACATTCCCCCGGGTCGGGAAATTCACCAACTACAATCCGCTCACTTTTCCCATCACGGAAGTTTATCAACAAATAGCTGAGAAAGGAATCCTGCCGAAGCCCCGACCACTCAAGGACCGTACGGGAGGAAACAAGAACTTCTATTGTGACTACCACAAAGGCTATGGTCACCAAACACAGGACTGCTTTGACCTGAAGGATGCACTAGAACAAGCAATAAGGGAAGGTAAGCTACCAGAATTCTCCCATCTTATCAGGGAGCCAAGGAGGCGTTATCGCGACCAAGACGAAGAAGGCAAAATCCGTTCGGCAAAGCGGCGACAAGAGCCAGAAGACAAAGATCACGGACTCACTGTGATCAACGTGGTGACGGCCAAAAACGCCGCGCCGAGGTCACGATCCGCGCACAAAAAAGATGCTAAGGTCTTGGCGGTCTCCTCCTCGTTGGCGCGAAACTCTAAGAAGCCTCCCTCCATTTCTTTCGGCCCGGAAGACCAATGGTTCAACGACGCCCCAGAAAACCCACCCATGGTCATTacggccagagtgggaaccggTCTAGTCAAACGAATCCTTGTCGACACGGGGGCtgactcgaacatcatgttccgcaacgtATTTGACGCACTGGGGCTAACGGACGCCGACCTGACGACTCACCAGCACGGGGTCATTGGGttgggcgaccacttcatcaaaccTGATGGGGTAATATCCCTGCCGATCTCAGTGGGACAGACTCAAGGCCGAAGATCGGCGATGGCCGAGTTCGTGATCCTCCGAGATTCCACCGCCTACAATATCATTTTGGGAAGAAAGACGATTAACGATGTTGAAGCAATAATCAACACGAAGCTGCTAGTCATGAAGTTCGTTACCGATGATGGCTCTATTGGGTCCATAAGAGGAGACCTTGAgacggcagtcgcttgcgacaatGCCAGCCTCTCCTTAAGGAAGAAATCCAAAGAGGCGTTCGGCGTGTTCCTAGCTGACCTGGACGCCAGAGTAGACGACAAACCTAGACCGGAACCTGAAGGGGACTTGGAAAAATTCAGGATCGGTGACACGGAGGAAAAATTCACGTTCATCAACAAGAATCTCCCGCATGAGTTGAAGGAGCCCTTGGTCGAAATGATAAGGGCCAATAGGGATTTGTTTGCCTGGACACCGGCCGACATGTCGGGCATAGACCTTAAAATTATGTCACACCACCTGGCCGTCAAGTCGGAAGCACGCCCGGTAGCCCAACGGAGGAGAAAGATGTCGCGCGAGAGGGcggaggaggtggccaggcagacggccagcctTTTAGAGGCAGGTTTCATACGAGAAATAGACTACTCGACATGGCTCTCGAATGTAGTTCTAGTAAAAAAGCACAacggcaaatggagaatgtgcgtagactactcTGACCTTAACAAGGCATGCCCCAAGGACTGTTTCCCCTCCCTAACATAG
- the LOC112800933 gene encoding 2-oxoadipate dioxygenase/decarboxylase, chloroplastic, whose translation MFSTTKSSATLFSLHRAASTTAESASSKPKLFNLVSVKESRSPVYKGLGLINPHRSLSVSCSSRSEQNGSSHKSSIQGSEAFLRGVLESMQSVYLNRNPTAEAILELVHSAENNPLCYDHLAFRTFGVTGYGIDSMASFFLDYGYTRREELRFPAKKLRALWFSPPADSQDGGGRGIKGPLPRIFISELIVDQMSPQTQEIIKKYIASSGNGNQYAALASSLGLLTWEKPSYSEFQQLASESEYAAWTLVNGHALNHVTISAHRLKTELRDIKNLNRFIEESGFRLNSEGGVLKVSPDGLLLQSSTVADSMPFQFSDGATESVPCSYIEFAERLVLPQYKNLPAIEVKEFHRRDGFEVGNADKIFESTSKDQLSRVG comes from the exons ATGTTTTCTACTACAAAATCATCCGCCACCTTGTTCTCTCTACATAGAGCTGCTAGTACTACTGCTGAATCAGCTTCTTCTAAACCCAAATTATTCAATCTTGTTTCCGTGAAGGAATCGCGTTCACCTGTGTACAAAGGCTTAGGCTTGATTAATCCACATAGAAGCCTCTCTGTGTCTTGTTCCTCACGATCTGAGCAAAATGGATCATCCCACAAATCATCCATTCAG GGGAGTGAAGCATTTTTAAGGGGCGTCTTGGAGAGTATGCAATCTGTGTACTTGAATAGAAACCCTACAGCAGAGGCCATATTGGAACTTGTTCATTCTGCTGAGAACAACCCATTGTGCTATGATCATCTTGCATTCAGAACATTCGGG GTGACTGGTTATGGAATTGACTCTATGGCTAGTTTCTTTCTTGATTATGGCTATACGCGGCGAGAGGAATTGCGGTTTCCTGCCAAGAAGTTGAGAGCTTTGTGGTTTTCACCTCCTGCTGACTCACAAGATGGCGGTGGCAGGGGAATTAAGGGGCCTTTGCCAAGAATATTTATATCGGAGCTGATTGTGGATCAGATGAGTCCACAAACTCAG gaaataattaaaaaatatattgcaTCATCTGGTAATGGAAACCAGTATGCTGCTCTTGCAAGTTCCTTGGGACTTTTAACATGGGAAAAGCCTTCATATTCTGAATTTCAACAATTGGCAAG TGAAAGTGAGTATGCTGCTTGGACCTTAGTCAATGGACATGCACTGAACCATGTTACGATTTCCGCTCATCGGCTGAAAACTGAATTGAGAGATATAAAAAATCTGAATCGGTTTATAGAGGAGAGTGGATTCAGATTAAATTCTGAAGGAGGAGTTTTGAAAG TGAGCCCTGATGGTCTTCTCCTACAAAGTTCAACTGTAGCAGATTCAATGCCTTTCCAATTTTCTGACGGGGCAACTGAATCAGTTCCATGCTCATACATCGAATTTGCTGAGCGTCTGGTGCTGCCACAGTATAAAAATTTACCAGCTATAGAG GTTAAAGAATTCCACAGGAGGGATGGTTTTGAGGTAGGGAATGCTGACAAGATCTTTGAAAGCACATCAAAGGATCAGTTGAGCAGAGTAGGCTAA
- the LOC112800932 gene encoding protein IQ-DOMAIN 29, with product MGKGRSPGKWIKNFILGRKSSSKSNSSKKNNISKLNKNDVLGSSEVSVSDPTVDSLVISAPISGANANNGVLSEKNKSSTERDILSTGGGESCPQADGAFGSQGDHENPKLTEAAIKVQAACRGYQARRTFQMLKGIIQLQALIRGQLVRKQAVSALYCVKGIVKFQALARGYIVRHSDIGLEVLKIRKDAQNSNSIHVATSTQAEKLPESVFVCKLLASSGSVVPSSLSCDPNEPNLAWKWLDRWTRYFLAPLQGVKKKLDPVSDEKSCSNQAVKRKQVKRTTQKSPTVKADDGTISGSNKYKQRPKKDLNSPSISAQENTQKEAEKNSLKKTRLQNGSDRSEVVTEKRKQSTKRSSEHTVADVSEQVSSASSEKMKDSTLSKSKESEAKKSLGQPEEENPDTEPNSLEKSCMQNVVDRSEGVNEKQKHSSKNVSDDIVDPGATASPENKIDSTVSKPKESDPEKCLGQKEDKLDNEPRSPEKIVSQNAEDRADSDNEKRKHSAMKDSDHTVSDVLEQGTNATPEKKKDLAVSKPKESDPEKSIGQEDQHVREPSNPKKSHVQTVVDRSEIVHEKRKHSTKKISDHTVADVSEQGTSASSEKRKALKVSKNKESNPEKSIGQKAGGKHDIEPHNDLITVSQTTITNGINTENRGAGEDLNAGDGYIGNNCQRRASLPANFSDQDSELHSTPRLPSYMAPTESAKAKLRPQGSPRFAADLLDKNAMTRRHSLSSSFNSKSGSFSPRAERLVALSGKGALRTDRSLSSSRDVTDKLIQPQWRR from the exons atggggaagggaagaagtCCTGGTAAATGGATCAAGAATTTTATCTTGGGAAGGAAATCATCATCAAAGTCTAATTcctcaaagaaaaataatatttct AAACTAAATAAGAATGACGTGCTGGGCTCTTCTGAGGTATCTGTGTCCGATCCAACTGTGGATTCTTTGGTGATATCGGCACCAATTTCTGGAGCTAATGCTAATAATGGAGTACTTTCAGAGAAGAACAAGTCATCCACTGAAAGGGATATCCTTTCAACTGGGGGTGGAGAGTCGTGTCCACAAGCTGATGGTGCTTTCGGATCTCAAGGGGATCATGAGAATCCCAAGCTTACAGAAGCTGCTATAAAAGTCCAGGCTGCTTGCAGAGGCTATCAG GCTCGTCGAACATTTCAAATGCTCAAAGGTATCATACAGCTGCAAGCTCTTATCCGTGGCCAGTTGGTTAGAAAACAAGCTGTTTCTGCTTTATACTGTGTGAAGGGAATAGTTAAGTTTCAAGCTTTGGCTCGTGGTTACATTGTTAGGCATTCAGATATTGGGCTTGAAGTCCTTAAAATTCGTAAg GAtgcccaaaattcaaattctattCACGTGGCTACATCTACCCAGGCTGAGAAGCTGCCAGAAAGTGTCTTTGTTTGCAAG CTTCTGGCTTCATCGGGCTCTGTGGTTCCATCATCTCTCAGTTGTGATCCTAATGAACCTAACTTAGCTTGGAAATGGCTTGACCGTTGGACAAGGTACTTTTTGGCCCCTCTTCAGGGTGTTAAGAAGAAACTTGACCCGGTCTCTGATGAGAAAAGTTGCAGTAATCAAGCAGTTAAAAGGAAGCAAGTCAAAAGAACTACACAGAAATCCCCTACAGTGAAAGCTGATGATGGCACAATTTCAGGTTCTAACAAATATAAACAGCGTCCGAAAAAGGATTTGAACAGCCCATCAATTTCAGCTCAGGAAAATACGCAAAAGGAAGCAGAGAAAAATAGTTTGAAAAAAACTCGCCTGCAGAATGGTTCAGATAGATCTGAGGTGGTTactgaaaaaagaaaacaaagtacTAAAAGAAGTTCAGAGCATACTGTTGCTGATGTTTCAGAGCAGGTGTCAAGCGCCTCTTCGGAGAAAATGAAAGATTCAACACTGTCAAAGTCTAAAGAGTCAGAAGCAAAGAAAAGTCTTGGTCAACCAGAAGAAGAGAATCCTGATACTGAGCCGAATAGTCTTGAGAAATCTTGCATGCAGAATGTTGTAGATAGATCTGAGGGTGTTAATGAGAAACAAAAGCACAGTAGTAAAAATGTTTCAGATGATATTGTCGATCCGGGCGCAACAGCCTCTCCCGAGAACAAGATAGATTCGACAGTATCAAAGCCTAAAGAATCTGATCCCGAGAAATGTCTCGGACAAAAAGAAGACAAGCTCGATAATGAGCCACGTAGTCCTGAAAAAATTGTCAGTCAGAATGCTGAAGATAGAGCTGATAGTGACAATGAGAAAAGAAAACACAGCGCTATGAAAGACTCAGATCATACTGTTAGTGATGTATTGGAGCAGGGCACAAATGCTACACCAGAGAAAAAGAAAGATTTGGCAGTCTCAAAGCCTAAAGAATCTGATCCTGAAAAAAGTATTGGACAAGAAGATCAACATGTTAGGGAGCCTAGTAACCCTAAAAAATCTCATGTTCAGACTGTTGTGGATAGATCTGAGATTGTCCATGAGAAAAGAAAACACAGCACTAAGAAAATCTCAGACCATACTGTTGCTGATGTATCAGAGCAGGGCACAAGTGCCTCTTCTGAgaaaaggaaagcattaaaagtGTCCAAGAACAAAGAGTCCAATCCCGAGAAAAGTATTGGACAGAAAGCAGGAGGCAAGCATGATATTGAGCCGCATAACGATCTTATTACTGTCTCGCAGACTACTATAACAAATGGTATAAATACAGAAAATCGAGGAGCTGGTGAGGACTTGAATGCTGGTGATGGTTATATTGGTAACAATTGCCAGAGAAGAGCTTCCCTCCCTGCTAATTTCAGTGATCAGGATAGTGAGTTACACAGCACTCCACGGCTGCCCAGTTATATGGCCCCGACTGAATCGGCAAAGGCTAAGCTACGACCACAAGGCTCCCCAAGGTTTGCTGCTGATCTGTTAGACAAAAATGCTATGACCAGGAGGCATTCGCTTTCATCTTCGTTTAATAGCAAGTCAGGTTCATTTTCTCCCAGAGCAGAAAGATTGGTAGCCTTGAGCGGCAAAGGAGCACTAAGGACTGATAGATCCCTGTCGTCTTCAAGGGATGTGACAG ataagttGATCCAACCTCAATGGAGAAGGTGA